A genomic region of Bosea sp. 124 contains the following coding sequences:
- a CDS encoding 4-hydroxythreonine-4-phosphate dehydrogenase PdxA has product MDERTEGGLPVIAVAMGDPSGISPELTARILAEPDLRSAARFVVFGDARLLELGIKDSGVDPQVRVVRDGDALPFGDQPVFVDLANHDPADLQRGKATLAGGKAATGNFRRALQFAAAGQADAVFFTPFNKAAMRFAYPGYDDEIRFVRDAIGFEGAASEFNILDKLWNARVTSHIPLSEVAANITQERILRALTLADANLRLAGFDPPRIAVAGINPHAGDGGNFGRDEIETIEPAVKAAKAKGFTVEGPFPSDTVFLRARNGDFDAVLTMYHDQGQIAMKLIGFDSGVTLIGGFPFPICTPAHGTAYEIAGKGIANLGATRAALALAIKMARDGKARAKAAA; this is encoded by the coding sequence ATGGACGAGCGGACTGAGGGTGGACTGCCGGTGATTGCCGTTGCCATGGGCGATCCCTCGGGCATCAGCCCGGAGTTGACCGCGCGCATCCTGGCCGAACCCGATCTGCGCTCGGCTGCGCGCTTCGTCGTCTTCGGCGATGCGCGGCTGCTGGAGCTCGGCATCAAGGATAGCGGCGTCGACCCGCAGGTTCGAGTCGTCCGCGATGGCGATGCCCTGCCGTTTGGCGACCAGCCCGTCTTCGTCGACCTCGCCAACCACGACCCCGCCGATCTGCAGCGCGGCAAGGCGACGCTCGCTGGCGGCAAGGCCGCGACCGGAAATTTCCGCCGCGCCTTGCAGTTTGCAGCCGCCGGCCAGGCCGATGCGGTCTTCTTCACGCCCTTCAACAAGGCGGCGATGCGCTTCGCCTATCCCGGCTATGATGACGAGATCCGCTTCGTGCGCGATGCGATCGGCTTCGAGGGGGCGGCCAGCGAGTTCAACATCCTCGACAAGCTCTGGAATGCGCGGGTGACCTCGCATATCCCGCTCTCCGAGGTCGCCGCCAACATCACGCAGGAGCGCATCCTGCGCGCCCTGACGCTGGCCGACGCCAATCTGCGCCTCGCCGGGTTCGACCCGCCGCGCATCGCGGTCGCGGGTATCAATCCCCATGCCGGCGACGGCGGCAATTTCGGGCGCGACGAGATCGAGACCATCGAGCCGGCGGTCAAGGCCGCGAAGGCCAAGGGCTTCACCGTCGAGGGGCCGTTCCCGTCCGATACGGTGTTCCTGCGCGCCCGGAACGGCGATTTCGACGCCGTCTTGACGATGTATCATGACCAGGGCCAGATCGCGATGAAGCTGATCGGCTTCGACAGCGGTGTCACGCTGATTGGCGGCTTCCCGTTCCCGATCTGCACGCCCGCCCATGGCACGGCCTATGAGATCGCCGGCAAGGGCATCGCCAATCTGGGCGCGACCCGGGCCGCGCTCGCGCTCGCCATCAAGATGGCTCGGGACGGCAAGGCGAGGGCGAAAGCCGCCGCCTGA